The genome window CCAGACCTACCCCCACAAGATCCTCACCGGCCGGCGCGACACCTTCGGGACCATCCGACAGAAGGGGGGGCTGTCGGGCTTTCCCCGTCGGGACGAGAGCCCCCACGACGCGTTCGGCACGGGGCACTCCTCCACGTCGATCTCGGCAGGGCTGGGGATGGCGGCGGCCCGGGATCTGGCCGGCGGCTCCCACAAGGTGGTGAGCGTCATCGGCGACGGCTCGCTCACGGCGGGGCTGGCCTTCGAGGGCCTCAATCACGCCGGGCACCTGGACCGGGACCTCGTCGTGGTGCTCAACGACAACGAGATGAGCATCGACTCCAACGTGGGGGCGCTCTCCTCCTACCTCTCGCGCATCCTCACGGGAGACCTCTACTCCCGGTTCCGCAGGGACGTGACCGAGTTCTTGCGCTCCATCCCGAGCTTCGGGGGCGCCATGGCCCGGCTCGTGAAGCGGGTGGAGGAGCACGTGAAGGGCTTCCTCTCCCCGGGAATGCTCTTCGAGGAGCTCGGCTTCACCTACGTGGGACCCCTGGACGGCCACAACCTGGATCACCTGGTCACCACCTTCCAGAACGTGCGCAAGTTTCGCAAGCCCGTGCTCGTCCACGTGGTGACCCGCAAGGGCAAGGGGTTTCTCCCCGCCGAGGAGCGGCCCACGGCCTTCCACGGGATCGGGCCCTTCGACCCCTGCGGCGGGCAGTGCGTGAGCAAGGGGGGCGCTCCGGCCCCCAGCTACACCGAAGTCTTTCGCGACACCCTCGTGCGCCTGGCGCAGGCGAATCCGCGCATCGTCGCCATTACCGCGGCCATGCCCGAGGGCACCGGGCTGGATGCCTTCCGGGAGCGCTTCCCCGAGCGGTTCTTCGACGTGGGCATCGCCGAGCAGCACGCGGTGACGTTTGCCGCGGGCCTGGCCGCCGAAGGGTACGTGCCGGTGGTGGCGATCTACTCCACCTTCCTGCAGCGGGCCTACGACCAGGTGGTCCACGACGTGGCGCTGCAGAAGCTCCCGGTGGTCTTCGCCCTGGACCGGGCGGGGTTCGTGGGGGCCGACGGACCGACCCACCACGGGGCCTTCGACCTCTCCTACCTGCGCCACATCCCCGAGCTGGCGGTGCTGGCACCGGCCGACGAGGACGAGCTCCAGCACGCCCTGGCGACGGCGGTATCCCTGGGCCGCCCCGCGGCGATTCGCTACCCCCGTGGCTGCGGCCCCGGCACCCCCCTGGCCCCGGAGCCCCGGGTCCTGCCCCTGGGAGAGGGCCGCGTGGTGCGGGGGACGGCGGGCGCGGTGCTGGTGGCCAGCGCGGGGGCCGTGTTGGACGCGGTTCTCGAGGCGGTCCAGACGGTTGAGCAAGAAGGAATTCAAGCTTGCGTCTTCGATGCCCGATATGTGAAGCCGCTGGACCGTGAGACGCTCGTCTCCCTCGCCCGGGGGGCCGAGGGGCTCGTGACCGTGGAGGAGAACGCGGCGGCGGGGGGCTTCGGGTCGGCCGTGCTCGAGTGCCTGGCCGAGGCGGACGTCCTGCCCCGGCGGGTGCGGCTGCTGGGGCTGCCCGACCGGTTCGTGGAGCACGCAGCGCAAGGGGAGCAGCGCCGCGAGGTGGGGCTCGATGCCGCCGGGGTGGCCCGGGCGATCCGCGAGGCGGCGGGGGCGATCCCGGGCCGCGGATGAAGGGGCTGCGCCTGGACCAGCTCCTGGTGGACCGGGGGCTCGCCCCCACCCGGGAGAAGGCGCGGGCGCTGGTCCTCGCCGGAGCGGTGGTGGTGGGGGAGCACCGGGCCGAGAAGCCCGGCCAGCGGGTGGCGCCCGACGCGCCGGTGCGGCTCAAGGGGGAGGTCAACCCCTTCGTGAGCCGCGGGGGCTTGAAGCTCCAGGCCGCGCTCGATGCCTTCGGCGTGGACCCGGCGGGCCGGGTGTGCGTCGACGTGGGGGCGAGCACCGGGGGGTTCACCGACTGCCTGCTCCAGCGGGGCGCCCGGCGGGTCTACGCCGTGGACGTTGGGTACGGCCAGCTGGCGTGGAAGCTCCGGGAAGACCCCCGGGTGGTGAGCCGCGAGCGGTGCAACCTGCGCCACCTGGGCCCCGAAGAGATCCCGGAGCCGGCCGGGCTCGTGGTGGTGGACGCGTCGTTCATCTCGCTGCGGCTGCTCCTGCCCAAGGTGCGCGAGCTCCTGGCGCCGGAGGGCGAGGTGATTGCCCTGGTCAAGCCCCAGTTCGAGGTGGGGAAGGGCCAGGTGGGAAAAGGGGGGGTCGTGCGGGACCCGCAGCTGCGGCTCGAGGCCGTGGCCCAGGTGGTCGAGGCCGCTCGCGACCTGGGGTTCGAGCCCTCCGGCACGGTGGAGTCGCCCGTGCCGGGGGCCAAGAAGGGAAACGTCGAGTACCTGATATACCTGAAGCTCGGGAACCTCTGAGAAAGGGGAAGGGCCCCATGGCGATCTTCAACTACGCTGCTCGGGAAATGACGGCCAAGATCGTGTACTACGGCCCCGGACTCTCCGGCAAGACGAGCAGCATCCAGTACATCCACACGAAGATCAGCCCCAAGAGCAAGGGCAAGCTGGTGAGTCTCGCCACCGAGACCGACCGCACCCTGTTCTTCGACTTCTTCCCCGTCGAGTTCGGGCAGATCGGCGGGTTCAAGGTCAAGTTCAACTTCTACACGGTTCCCGGACAGGTGTTCTACAACACCACCCGCAAGCTGGTGCTCAAGGGCGCCGACGGCGTGGTGTTCGTGGCCGACTCCCAGCCGGGGATGATGGAGCAGAACCTCGAGAGCCTGGAGAACCTGCGGGAGAACCTGAAGGCCCACAACATCGACTGGGATTCGGTTCCCTTCGTGCTCCAGTACAACAAGCGCGACATGCCCGGCGCCCTCTCCGTGGAGGAGATGCGCAGCCGCCTCAACCCCCGGGGCGTGCCCGACTTCGAGACCGCGGCCACCACGGGGATGGGCATCATGGAGGCCATGAAGGCCATCTGCAAGGCGGTCCTCGAAGACATCCAGCAGAAGAACAAGCGCGGAGGCGCAGCCCGCCCCGCCGACGCGAGGCCTCAGCCCGCCCCGGCCCCGGCGCCGGAAGCTCCCCCCGCCGCGGCTGCGCCTTCCGCCGCCTTCGGCGGCGTGCCGCCCGCGGCTGCCCGGGCCGAGCCCGCGCCCATGGAGGAAGGGGTCACCGTGGAGCGGGTCACCGTGGTGCCCGTGTCGGGAAGCGGCGCCACGGCGCTCACGCTCTCCATGCCCGTGGAGCTCCAGATCCCCGCCGGGATGGATGGCACCGAGCTCAGGGTTCAGGTGCGGATCCAGACCCGGGCAGCCGGCCAGGTGTCCCTGGGAGAGGTCCGGGCCGAGCGGCGGGGAGAGGCCGTGGAGGAGCTCATCCCCGAACCTCCGAAGAAGAAGGGATTCTTCGCCCGCCTCTTCGGTGGCTGACGGGGTGCACCGGGTCGAGTTCATCGGGGCGGGCCCCGGCCACCCGGGCCTTCTCACCCTGGCGGGCGCCGAGGCGCTCCGGTCCTGCCCTGCGGTGCTCGCGCCGGCCAGCTTCCAGGAGAGCTTCGCGCCGCTCCTGGCGGGCAAGGAGGTGGCGAGCCCCTTCCAGCTTCCCCACGCGGGGCTCGTGGCGTGGGTGGAGGAGCGCCTGCCCCGGGGTCCCGTGGCCTTCCTGGTCCCGGGCGACTTCAGCTCGTTTTGTCCCTTCCAGTCCTACGTCGCCCGCTTCGCGGGCCGCGCCCGGGTCACCCCGGGGGTGGGAGCCCACGCCGCCGCGGCGGCGCTCCTCCAGAAGGGCTTCGACCTGCCCGGCGTGGCCCACGCCACGGTGCTCACGAGCCCCCGGGCGTTTGCCCGCTCGGGGGGCAGGGTGCGGCTGCGCGACTACGCCCGGCCGGGGCACACCCTGGTCATCTACATGAACGACCTGCCCCTGGAGGAGCTGGCCGCGGAGCTGCGTGCCGGGTTCGGGAGCGACGTTCCCCTGGCGGTGCTCGAGCGGGTATCCTGCCCGGGGGAGCGGATCACCGTGGGGACCCTGGACACCATCTGCCGGCAGATCGGCGACCGGGATCCCTTCCGCCTGGCCTCCAACGACCCCGAGCCGGCCCTGGCGCTGGTCATCGCAGGAGACGTCCTGACGGCGTCCGAGGGCCCCGAGTGGTGGGACCGCCGGTACGAAAAGCTCTGGAAACCCCGGGGCGTGCGGTAGCTCGGGGTCCGGTGGCGGTCCCGCAGGCCGGCCCCCTGGTACCCCAAACCACAAGCTCGTGTGCGAATCGCATCCATCTGCGCTCGGCGAATGCCACGGCGCAGAGGCCTGAAACCATCGAACCACAAAGACACGAAAACACAAAGGAGATCACGGGAATAAGTATACCGGGTAACCCCCCGCCTACGGCGGGGGACCCACGAAGTTTGACAGTTCCAGGAGCAAACGGGCTGTGTTGCGATCCGTGTGGGTTCGCGGAACGGCAGAGATCTCGGGAATGCGGCTCGTTCACCCGTAGGGGGGGGCACACGGGGCCCCCCCCCCCCCCCCCCCCCCCCCCCCCCCCCGCGCCCCCCGGGGACGACCGCAGCCCCGTGCGGGCGCACGCAGTGCGCCCCTACGGACCTAGACCCCGAGATTGCGCACCAGCGGGTCTACCCACACGAGCCGAAAGAGAGCCGCTTTGAGCGGCTCCCGGTTGTCCCGCCGCCTTGGGCGGCGTCAGGTTATCAAACCCTCACCTTGGGTGGGGGTCTCTGACAAGTGCGCATTCTTGGTGTCTTCGTGTCTTCGTGGTTCACAAACGGGGTGGTCTCCTGACGGGAACGCAATGCCCAACGCGCTGAAGACAGGGGGTGCGGGGCCGGGAACCCCCGTGCCGTGGCTCCTCGCCCCCGTGGACCGGGAAGAGGAGGTGGGGCTGCTCGCCGCCGCGGGGGCCCACGAGCTCTATGGAGGCGTCCAGCCCGATGCCTGGCTCCGGGCGGGTCGGGGGGTCTCGGCCAACCAGCGCACCTTTGCCTCGGCCCACTTCCCCTCGGAGGCGTCCTTCGCCCGGGCCGCGGCCGAGGCCCGGCGGGCGGGGGTCGCCCTTCGCCTGGCCCTCAACGCCCCCCTGTACGACCCTCCCGACTACCCCGAGCTCGTGGCGCTCGCCGCCCGCGCCGCCGCGTGGGGCGTGGCGGGGGTGATCGCCGGCGACCTGGGCCTCTTGCAGCGGCTGTCCCGGGCGGGCCTTCCCCTGGAGCTGACCCTCTCCACCCTGGCCGGGGCCATGAACCGCGAGTCGCTGGCCTTCTTCCGGCGCTTCGGGATCTCCCGCGCGGTGCTCCCCCGGCACCTGACCCTGGCGGAGATGGCGGCCCTGGCGGGGGCGCACCCGGAGGTGGGCTTCGAGGCCTTCGTGCTCGTGGGCCGCTGCCCCAACGAAGAGGCCTACTGCACCTTCCAGCACACGAGTCCCTCGAAGCGCTGGCCCTGCGAGATCCCCTACGAGCTCTCCGACGCCGGCGGGGGTCCCCTGCCGGCGGGGCACCCGCTGGCAGGCTGGCACGCCTCCTGGCGCCAGGCCGACCGGCGGCTGGCCTGCGGCCTGTGCGCCATCCCCGAGCTCGCGCGGATCGGGGTGCGCCATCTCAAGCTCGTGGGGCGGGGGGGGCCGACCTCCGTCAAGGTGGCCAACGTGGCCCTGGTGCGCGCCTTCCTCTCGGGGGATCGTTCCCGCGCCGAGGCCCTGGCAGCCTACGAAGACCGGTTCGGCGGGCCCTGCCATCCCCTCGTGTGCTACTTCCCCGAGCTCCACCCCTCCCGCGCCGGCGGCCCTGACGGGCCGTCCTGACGGGTCCCTTCCAGATCGCCCCGCTCCTGCCGCTGCCGGCCCGCGCCGTGGGCTTGGGCGCGCCGCAGGAAGAGGGGGCCCAGGGCCACCCCCGCCGCCATGGTGAGGAACGCGGCGCCCCAGGAGGCGCTGGTGGTCCCTCCCCCGGTGGCGTCCAGCACCACGCCCACCGCGAGCGGGCCNNNNNNNNNNNNNNNNNNNNNNNNNNNNNNNNNNNNNNNNNNNNNNNNNNNNNNNNNNNNNNNNNNNNNNNNNNNNNNNNNNNNNNNNNNNNNNNNNNNNGGGCGCGCCGCAGGAAGAGGGGGCCCAGGGCCACCCCCGCCGCCATGGTGAGGAACGCGGCGCCCCAGGAGGCGCTGGTGGTCCCTCCCCCGGTGGCGTCCAGCACCACGCCCACCGCGAGCGGGCCGAGGGAGGCCGTGCCGAAGCCCGCCAGGGATTGGAGGGCCATGGTGGTGCCCCGGCGCTCGGGTGCCGCGCTGGCTACCGTTCCCATGTGCAGCGCCGAGGAGTCGGCCTGGACCAGGAGGTTGTAGGCCACCAGGAGCACCGCCACGGCCGGGTAGGGGAGGCCGGCGGCGAAGCCGATCCCCGCGCCCAGGGCCGCCGAGCCCCACATCAGGGCCGTGAGCACCCGGCGGTTGCCCAGGCGGATCGCGAGCTCTCCGCCCGCCACGTTGGCCCCCGTGGCCGCCACCCCCGCCACCGCGGCCACGGCGGTGGGGGACCAGGCCGTCTCTCCCGCCCACAGCGCCGCGCTGTAGGTGAGGAAGGCCACCGCCCAGGAGCGCAGGGCGAAGAGCTCCCAGGTGTGGCTCGCGTAGGCGAGCACGTACGCCATGGCCTCCCGGTTCCGGAGCACCGGCCCGAAGTCCAGCAGGCGCAGGCGCGGGCCCGGCGCGGGTGCCCGGGGTCGAAGGACGGCCCCTGCGAGGACGAGGGCCGCGAGAGCCCCGCCGGCTGCGGCGGCGAAGGCCCACGGCCATCCCCAGAGCCGGCCCATCTCCCCCGCCGCGTAGAAGGAGAGCCCCGTCCCGAGCCCGAAGGCGGCGGTGTAGAGGGCCACGGCCCGGGGCTGGAACCGGGGTGCGACCCGGTCCACCAGGGCCTTGAGCCCGGGGATGAAGGTTCCCGCCAGGCCCAGCCCCGCCAGGGCGCGCAGGAAGAGCGCGGTCCAGAATCCCTGGGCCGCCAGGGCGAACCCCGCGCTCGCCAGCCCCCCCACCACGGCCCCCGCCAGGTACACCCGCCGTGCGTCCACCCGGTCCGTCAGGCTCGCCAGCACCGGCACCGCCGCGGTGTAGCCCCCGAAGTAGGCCCCGCTGATCCATCCGGCCTGGGTGTTCGTGAGCTGCCACTCGGCCACGAACGTGGGCAGGAGCGCGGGGAACGCGAAGATGCCCACCATGCTCAGGAGCTGGGCGAGACACAGGAGGGCGATCAGGCGGGCGGCGTCGCGGGGGGACTCGGGCACGCGTGGGCCTCCGGGCTGCGTTGACAAGGGCGATACCGGCGTCATACTCACCGACTCCCGAACCCGGCTCCCGCGTCGGCGGGGCTCCGGGCTCGGAGGACCGAAAAGGCCTCGGCGTGCGAGGCCGTGCCGCTCATGAACCTACAGAGGAGCAGCCCATGAAAGCCGTCGAGATCGCCAAGGACATCCACTGGGTGGGAGCCATCGACTGGGCCGTGCGCGACTTCCACGGGTACGTCACCCCCCGGGGCACCACCTACAACAACTACCTGCTCCTGGACGACGAGGTCACCCTGGTGGACACGGTCAAGTACGACTTCTCGGAGACGACCGTGAAGAACATCCGGGGGCTGGTCGATCCGGCGAAAATCCGCCACGTGGTGGTCAACCACATCGAGAACGACCACGTCACGAGCCTCGACCGGATCCTCGAGCTCGCGCCGGACGCCACCGTGTACCTCACCCAGAAGGGCAAGCGCGGGCTGGACCGCTTCTACGACACCTCCCGGTGGAAGATGAAGCTGGTGAAGACGGGCGACACCCTCCAGACCGGGCGCTTCACCCTCACGTTCCTCGAAACCCCCATGCTCCACTGGCCCGACTCCATGATGACCTACGTGCCCGAGGCCCGGCTGCTGTTCAGCCAGGACGCCTTCGGCCAGCACCTGGCCTCGGCGGGCCGGTTCGACGACGAGTTCGCGAAGAGCGACTCCTGGGCGGAGCTCGACGACGCCGTGGTCGAGTACTACGCCAACATCCTCATGCCCTTCGGAGCCCTCATCGAGAAGAAGCTCGAGGAGGTCGGCGCCCTAGGCCTCGACATCGGGATGATCGCCCCGGACCACGGGGTCATCTGGCGGGCCGAGCCGTCCCGCGTGCTCCGGAGTTATCGGCACATGGCGGGGGGCGGGGCCGACTGCAGCGTGGCGGTCATCTACGACACCATGTGGCAGAGCACCGAGCAGATGACCGTGCCCATCGCCTCCGGCATCCGGGACGAGGGGCTCGACGTCAAGGTGATGAAGCTGCGCTCCACCCCCATGAGCGTCGCCATCAAGGAGTTCTGGAAGTCCCGGGGCGCGCTCGTGGGCTCCCCGACCCTCAACAACATCCTCTTCCCCACCGTGGCCGAGCTCCTCACCCACCTGCGGGGCCTGCGCCCCAAAGCCCGCATCGCGGGGGCCTTCGGGAGCTACGGCTGGTCGGGCGGCGCGGTGCGCGAAGCCACGGAGGAGTTTCGGCGCATGGGCCTCGAGGTCTACGAGCCGGGACTCCAGCTCCTCTACAAGCCGTCCCTCGAGGACGAGGAAGCCTGCTACCAGTACGGGCGCGCGTTCGCCCGCCGCGTGCGGGAGTACCACCAGCAGTTCGCCGGGTAGGCCCCGGGACGGTCACAGGCACTCCACGGCCTCGATCACCACGGGGGTCTTGGGCACGTCGTCGTAGCCCCCCGCGGACCCCGTGGGGACCGCGGCGATGCGGTCCACCACGTCGAGCCCCTCGGTCACCCACCCGAACACGGCGTACCCGAACTCCTCCGGGGTCCGGCGCTTGTGGTCCAGGAAGGGGTTTGCCACCGTGTTGATGAAGAACTGGGCGGTGGCGCTGTCCACCTGGCCGGTGCGGGCCATGGCCACCGCCCCCCGCAGGTTGCGCAGGCCGTTGGTCGCCTCGTTCTTGATGGGGGGCCGGGTCGGCTTCTCCACGAGGTCCGGCAGGAGGCCCCCGCCCTGGATCATGAAGCCGGGGATCACCCGGTGGAAGATCGTCCCGTCGTAGAAGCCCTCCAGCGCGTACTGGAGAAAGTTGTCCACCGTCACCGGGGCGTTCTTCTCGTCGAGCTCCAGGGTGATGTCTCCCAGGGACGTCTTGAGGCATACGAGGGGATTGGGCATGGGGCGGGCTCCTTGGCGCGGGGAAAGGGCCATGACGGTGCGACGTGACGAAACCTTGTAGCATGGGGGGCTCGGGGAGAAAAGATTCTGTCCTGGCCAGCGCCGAAGGCCGCCGGCTCCTCCTCGCGCCCGCGAACGAAATCTACGTGAGCGCCGCTTCGGCGGGGTGAAGAGCCCGATCCTCCATTGGTCTGCCGAGTGCCGACAGGACAGGCCATCTCTCGCTCATGGCCGCCCGCCTCCCATCGCCATCTCGATGCACGAAAAGTCCCTGTCCGTCGGCATCGCGAAGAGTCCCGCCCCACCGCTGCGGCCCGCCCACACCGCCCCAATGGCCCGCTTCTCCTCCGAGTCCACCGTGTCGAACCGGTCCTTGCCCTTGTACTCCACCACCAGGACACGGCCGTCGGCGAGCTGGCACACGAAGTCCGGGTAGAACCAGTCCGTCGAGGTCTGCAAGCGAAACGAGGTGGCCTTCCGGGCCAGGTTGCGTACCCAGAACCGCACGGCGGGAAGCGCGTCCAGGTACTGGGCGCACTCGAACTCCTCCGCCACCTGCCCGTCCTGCCGCCGTTCGCGGAGCTCTCCGGGTTTCGGCCCGAAGTAGTGCTTCTGGAAACGGAAACCCCCTTCGTACAGCCAGCTCGGCTCGTAGCTCATGGTCTTGAAGTTGATCGCCTTGTCGCTGCTGACTGCCAAGGCGGAGTCGGGCAGGAGGTACAGCTGAAAAGCGGCCTTCCGCTCCGACTCCCGGTGCTGCTGGATGCGGCCCTCGATCTCGGTTCGCAGCCGGAAACGATCCAGCGCCAGTACGTTCACGTCCGCTATCCCGTACTTGGCCATGAGACCTCGGAGCACCTTGCGCAAGAACTCGGCCGATTCGCCCACCGGGATGTCCCGATGGTCGATCTTGCGGTCCAGCCAGGCCACCAGACCCTCCAGGGTCCAGTCGCTCCCGGCGATGCCCAGGCTCAGCACCTGCTGGTGCAGGGTGGCCACGAAGTCGCCCGCCTCGGGCTCGTGCACCTCCTCGGTCTTCACCTCGCCCTTGGTCCCGACGTCGAGGTACCCGGACTTCCCCGCCGGGCGGCGGCTCGGGTCGTACCCGGCGCCCAGCGTCGCGTCCTTGGTGCTCAGCTTCCAGGGGTGCTCGATGAGAAACGTGCTCTCGAACTCGAAGAGCTTCCCGCTCTCGCGCACGCACAGTCTGGGCACGCGAAAGTCGAGGCCGAGCTCGTAGGGCGACGGAACCCGGGTGTCGCCGGTGCCGCCGAAGGCCCGTTCCGCGGCGATGACCCCCGCGACCGCCTCGCGCACCTTGGCCCTGGCCTCGGGGGTGGTCACCACACTGGCCAGACGCTCGGTCTCGTCCTCGTCGAGGGGGACGACCACCGTGATCTCGCCCCGGTCCACATCGACGCGGACCTTCCCGCCCATCCGCGCCGCCTCCGCCCGGGCCTTGGCCCCGTCCAGTTCCCCGGCCGCCAAGCGGACGGTCTTTGGCTGAACGCCCAGGGGGAGCACCCCCTGCTGCACGGGGATGATGATCCGCTCGGCCTCCGCAGCGGTGAAGCCGTTGCTCTCCAGCGCATCTCGCAGCTCCGCCAGCACCGCCGGCAGGGAATCCGAAGGCGAGAATGCGTAGGAGCAGTTCAGGTCCGGATGCCGCTTCGCCCGGGCCTTGGGCAGCCGCAGGATGCGTCCCACGATCTGCTCGATGGCGGTAGCGGAGCGGGTCTCCTTCAGGCTGCACAGCACGTACGCGAAGGGGCAGTCCCACCCTTCCCGCAGTTTCTCCACGGTGAGGATGACCCGCACCGGGCAGCCAGGCGCCTCGATGTCTTCGATCTTCTTGAGCTCGTCGAGCCTGCCCGTGGAGATCTTGACCTGGTCCTTGGGCACCCCGAACTCGCCGGCCAGCCGCTCGCGCAGGGGTTCGCACGCATCCACCCGTTCGGCCTGGATCAGCAGGAGCGGCCGCAGGTACTCGCCGGTCTGCTGCGCCTCGGCCGCGGCAAGCCGCTCCAGGTCGTTGCGCAGGGCGATCGCCTCGGCCAGCAACTGGTCCTTCTGGCTCGGGTGGCGGGTGACCACGCGCAAGGGCAGCTTGACCATGTCCGCTGCCTTCAGTTCGGCGGCCGAGACGTGGTGGAGTACGTTGGACGGATGCTTCGCCCTGGCGGGCGTGGCCGTAAACTCGACGATGCACGAGGGCATCACGTTGCCCAGGGTCGCAAACGACAGGTCCGTGCGGGCGTTGTGGGCCTCGTCCACGATCACGATGGGCCGCCGCAGCCGCAGCATGTTCACCAGGGACGGCTTCGGTTCGCCGTTGGCCCCCGGCAGCATGTCCGCCACCCGATCGGGCGGGAGATGCAGCAGATGGTCCGAGAACGCCCCGTTCTGGTCGTACACCTTGCGACCCGTGGTGTCCTCCACCCGGAAGGCCTGGATCGTGGACACGATCACCACCGTCTGCCCCTCGACGGCCCCCCGCGACAGCCGCAGCGCTTCCTCGATCGTCACCACCTCCACCGCGCCGCAGGATAGCTCCAGGGCCCGGCGATACGGGTGGCGCGGGTCGCGCAGGGCATCGGCGGTCTGGTCGAGGATGGTGTTGCTGGGCACGAGCCACAGCACCACCGCACGCTCTCCCCGCAGCAGCTCTTCCATCGCGAGCCCCGCGGCGTAGCAGGCGAGGAGCGTCTTGCCGCCGCCGGTGGGCACGCGCAGGCACACATAGGGCATCTCCGACGCCAGGCCCTCGGCGACCACCGGAACATAGGGCATCGGCCCCCGGCCGTTGGCGAGTTGGACCGCCTGGAACGCCCCCTCGGGCCGGCCGTCCCGGGAGCACTGGCGAAAGAATGCCCGTAACGAGTCAAGGACGCGGTGCTGGTAGTCCTTCAGCGTGATCATGGGTTCGGCTTCCCCTTCTTCGACTCCAGGCGCTTGACCTCTTCCACGACCCGATCGAAGTCGCTCGAGGGCTCGGTGGCCTCGACGAGGCGGCGTTTCTCCTCGTACCGTGCGAACTCGGCCTCGGCGCGCTCGTGGGCGAGCTTCTGGGAGATGCGCCCCGCGTCGGCCAGCACCTTTCGGTCGCTCAGATCGAGGAAGTCGTCGAGCTTCCGGCGCCAGTCGGCCATGGTCATGGGGTTGCGGCTGCGCGCCTGGAACTCGGCGAACTCCAGGTAGCCGCTGACGAGCAGGTTGAGGCTCGAAAGCTCCTCCTCGCCCAGGTAGTTCTTGGCCACGGTCACGTCGGCCTTGCGGATGCGGCCCGCCGGGGCGTTTTTCCAGGTCGTCAGCCCCATGTGAGGCTTGTCGGCGTCGGCCCGCGCGTGGATCAGCTCCGGCGCGGTGTGGCCGTGGATGGCCCAGTGCATCTTGTTCTGGACTGTCGCGAAGAACTCCTGGGTCAGGGGGTGGTTCGCGTCGTAGTCGATGCTGGTAGCGTAGATGTCGGTGATCTTCTGGTAGAACCGCCGCTCCGAGGCCCGGATGGCCCGGATTCGCTCCAGAAGCTCATCGAAGTAGTCCTCACCGAGGTTGCGGCCTTGCTTCAGGCGCTCGTCGTCGAGCGCGAAGCCCTTGACCACATACTCGCGCAGGAGCCGGGTGGCCCACTGGCGGAACTGGGTGCCCCGGTGGGAACGGACCCTATAGCCCACAGCAAGGATCACGTCGAGGTTGTAGTGTTCCACGAGCCGTTCCACGTCCCGAGCGCCTTCGCGCTGAACGATTCGGAATTTCCGAATGGTTGCCGCCGGGTCGAGCTCCCGCTCCTCGTAGATGCCGGCGATGTGCTCGTTGATGGTCGGCACGGACTTCTGGTACAGCTCCGCCAAGAGCCGCTGAGACATCCAGACCGTCTCGTCGACGAGGCGAACCTGCACCCGAGTCTCACCGTCCTCGGCCTGGTAGAAGAGGAACTCCGAGCCGGAGGCCGGCGGCGGCGCCTCGCCTTTCTTCCGCCTCACGACACCTTCACCTCGTACGGCGTCTGCCGCACCGTGATCCCCTCGGCCTGCAGCCGGTCGCGACCCAGCAGGCACCCGGCGCAGTAGATGACCTTGGACCCGTCGAAAGGCGGCAGGCTCGCCAGCACCGACCGGGTCAGCACGTTGCCGCCGTCGTCGGACCGGTCGCCCAGGATGCCGTTGTAGAGGAGGTAGATGCCGACGCCCCGGCACGCGCCGAGAAAAGGCGAGTTGGCCACAAGAGAACACAAAGGGCTCAAAGAAGAGCCAGGTTCTCCTTTGTGTTC of Thermodesulfobacteriota bacterium contains these proteins:
- the dxs gene encoding 1-deoxy-D-xylulose-5-phosphate synthase; translation: MASDTYPTLARIEGPADVQALSREELERLAQEVRGFILEKLSPVGGHLASSLGVVELTIALHAVFRSPEDRIIWDVGHQTYPHKILTGRRDTFGTIRQKGGLSGFPRRDESPHDAFGTGHSSTSISAGLGMAAARDLAGGSHKVVSVIGDGSLTAGLAFEGLNHAGHLDRDLVVVLNDNEMSIDSNVGALSSYLSRILTGDLYSRFRRDVTEFLRSIPSFGGAMARLVKRVEEHVKGFLSPGMLFEELGFTYVGPLDGHNLDHLVTTFQNVRKFRKPVLVHVVTRKGKGFLPAEERPTAFHGIGPFDPCGGQCVSKGGAPAPSYTEVFRDTLVRLAQANPRIVAITAAMPEGTGLDAFRERFPERFFDVGIAEQHAVTFAAGLAAEGYVPVVAIYSTFLQRAYDQVVHDVALQKLPVVFALDRAGFVGADGPTHHGAFDLSYLRHIPELAVLAPADEDELQHALATAVSLGRPAAIRYPRGCGPGTPLAPEPRVLPLGEGRVVRGTAGAVLVASAGAVLDAVLEAVQTVEQEGIQACVFDARYVKPLDRETLVSLARGAEGLVTVEENAAAGGFGSAVLECLAEADVLPRRVRLLGLPDRFVEHAAQGEQRREVGLDAAGVARAIREAAGAIPGRG
- a CDS encoding TlyA family RNA methyltransferase — encoded protein: MKGLRLDQLLVDRGLAPTREKARALVLAGAVVVGEHRAEKPGQRVAPDAPVRLKGEVNPFVSRGGLKLQAALDAFGVDPAGRVCVDVGASTGGFTDCLLQRGARRVYAVDVGYGQLAWKLREDPRVVSRERCNLRHLGPEEIPEPAGLVVVDASFISLRLLLPKVRELLAPEGEVIALVKPQFEVGKGQVGKGGVVRDPQLRLEAVAQVVEAARDLGFEPSGTVESPVPGAKKGNVEYLIYLKLGNL
- a CDS encoding SAM-dependent methyltransferase yields the protein MHRVEFIGAGPGHPGLLTLAGAEALRSCPAVLAPASFQESFAPLLAGKEVASPFQLPHAGLVAWVEERLPRGPVAFLVPGDFSSFCPFQSYVARFAGRARVTPGVGAHAAAAALLQKGFDLPGVAHATVLTSPRAFARSGGRVRLRDYARPGHTLVIYMNDLPLEELAAELRAGFGSDVPLAVLERVSCPGERITVGTLDTICRQIGDRDPFRLASNDPEPALALVIAGDVLTASEGPEWWDRRYEKLWKPRGVR
- a CDS encoding U32 family peptidase, translating into MPWLLAPVDREEEVGLLAAAGAHELYGGVQPDAWLRAGRGVSANQRTFASAHFPSEASFARAAAEARRAGVALRLALNAPLYDPPDYPELVALAARAAAWGVAGVIAGDLGLLQRLSRAGLPLELTLSTLAGAMNRESLAFFRRFGISRAVLPRHLTLAEMAALAGAHPEVGFEAFVLVGRCPNEEAYCTFQHTSPSKRWPCEIPYELSDAGGGPLPAGHPLAGWHASWRQADRRLACGLCAIPELARIGVRHLKLVGRGGPTSVKVANVALVRAFLSGDRSRAEALAAYEDRFGGPCHPLVCYFPELHPSRAGGPDGPS
- a CDS encoding MFS transporter, whose product is MPESPRDAARLIALLCLAQLLSMVGIFAFPALLPTFVAEWQLTNTQAGWISGAYFGGYTAAVPVLASLTDRVDARRVYLAGAVVGGLASAGFALAAQGFWTALFLRALAGLGLAGTFIPGLKALVDRVAPRFQPRAVALYTAAFGLGTGLSFYAAGEMGRLWGWPWAFAAAAGGALAALVLAGAVLRPRAPAPGPRLRLLDFGPVLRNREAMAYVLAYASHTWELFALRSWAVAFLTYSAALWAGETAWSPTAVAAVAGVAATGANVAGGELAIRLGNRRVLTALMWGSAALGAGIGFAAGLPYPAVAVLLVAYNLLVQADSSALHMGTVASAAPERRGTTMALQSLAGFGTASLGPLAVGVVLDATGGGTTSASWGAAFLTMAAGVALGPLFLRRA
- a CDS encoding FprA family A-type flavoprotein, which produces MKAVEIAKDIHWVGAIDWAVRDFHGYVTPRGTTYNNYLLLDDEVTLVDTVKYDFSETTVKNIRGLVDPAKIRHVVVNHIENDHVTSLDRILELAPDATVYLTQKGKRGLDRFYDTSRWKMKLVKTGDTLQTGRFTLTFLETPMLHWPDSMMTYVPEARLLFSQDAFGQHLASAGRFDDEFAKSDSWAELDDAVVEYYANILMPFGALIEKKLEEVGALGLDIGMIAPDHGVIWRAEPSRVLRSYRHMAGGGADCSVAVIYDTMWQSTEQMTVPIASGIRDEGLDVKVMKLRSTPMSVAIKEFWKSRGALVGSPTLNNILFPTVAELLTHLRGLRPKARIAGAFGSYGWSGGAVREATEEFRRMGLEVYEPGLQLLYKPSLEDEEACYQYGRAFARRVREYHQQFAG